The following proteins come from a genomic window of Pichia kudriavzevii chromosome 1, complete sequence:
- a CDS encoding uncharacterized protein (PKUD0A00370; similar to Saccharomyces cerevisiae YOR238W; ancestral locus Anc_8.660), with protein sequence MVGVFFRKQLRQVRSYRSKHQVLSLLCLTLLVVGIYRIYNNMLSKQEIHIDLKPVQDTMKSTEDYKEGWITDYPQIENMIILPCHSVFAPELNEAKDYPKDDRFAIGMDPNNWLMASFQKKSNDQYSFMKHMEHALLELHANIGNTALVVSGGFTKPEIEKSEASSYLDMAKAVGFLKNPYFRIGTNILLEEHARDSYENVLYSLSTFYKKFQKFPKKITIVGFGFKRERFLSSHLTTLGYYKPTKEIKGMKDEEKWPDSVHVKYASQGPFLEKSENQSDEEFKVYESEFWDSLGKSERENALALFNVNPFGSRGSKLYDKKIARDPWNKSQEITTTYKTNNEILNTLIEINDLELKDAMELYKQKVVPSFPLYIDHRNGN encoded by the coding sequence ATGGTCGGTGTAttttttagaaaacaaCTTAGACAGGTAAGATCATATCGTTCAAAACATCAAGTATTGAGCCTGCTTTGCCTCACACTCCTAGTAGTAGGCATCTATCGAATATATAACAATATGTTATCAAAGCAAGAAATCCATATAGATCTGAAACCCGTACAAGATACAATGAAAAGTACAGAGGACTACAAAGAAGGTTGGATAACAGACTATCCACAAATCGAAAATATGATAATTTTACCATGCCATTCTGTTTTTGCACCGGAGTTAAACGAAGCTAAAGATTATCCAAAGGATGACAGATTTGCAATAGGAATGGATCCGAATAACTGGCTAATGGCATCGTTCCAGAAGAAATCCAACGATCAGTATTCTTTTATGAAACATATGGAACATGCATTATTAGAGCTACACGCAAACATTGGTAATACTGCCTTAGTAGTATCAGGTGGATTTACAAAGcctgaaattgaaaagagTGAAGCCTCTAGTTACTTAGATATGGCCAAAGCCGTTGggtttttgaaaaacccATATTTTCGAATCGGTACAAATATTCTATTGGAAGAACATGCTAGAGATTCCTATGAGAATGTACTGTACAGTTTATCTACATTCTAtaaaaagtttcaaaagtttccaaagaaGATAACAATTGTCGGATTTGGTTTTAAGCGTGAACGGTTTTTGTCGTCTCACTTAACTACATTAGGCTATTATAAACCAACTAAGGAAATTAAGGGGATGAAGGATGAGGAAAAATGGCCCGATTCCGTCCATGTTAAATATGCTAGCCAAGGCCCATTTTTAGAAAAATCAGAAAACCAAAGTGATGAGGAATTCAAGGTGTATGAGTCAGAGTTTTGGGATTCGCTTGGAAAGTCGGAAAGAGAAAATGCTCTTGCGCTGTTCAATGTCAATCCATTTGGATCTAGAGGCTCTAAATTGTACGATAAAAAGATAGCAAGAGATCCATGGAACAAAAGTCAAGAAATTACCACCACATACAAAACAAATAATGAGATTCTAAATACCTTgattgaaatcaatgatttagAGTTAAAGGACGCTATGGAACtatacaaacaaaaagttgtACCAAGTTTCCCGCTCTACATAGATCATAGAAACGGGAATTAA